From one Actinomycetota bacterium genomic stretch:
- a CDS encoding putative glycolipid-binding domain-containing protein translates to MVDEGGGTRRRLVVWSGVDEWRAEVCRLQIARDGVRAEGTQIGVNPVPYRMDYRLDASENFVTARLEVDVSGVDWTRSLVLTHDGAGAWGIEARAAGDPDLPPPGGDPALVEGALDCDLGLCPATNLMPVVRHGLHRGPGERDFLMAWVSVPDLGVHPSKQRYEHVRLTESGSVVRYVGEHRDFVGELEIDEDGVVIFYPDLARRVR, encoded by the coding sequence ATGGTCGACGAGGGTGGCGGCACCCGGCGGCGCCTGGTGGTGTGGAGCGGAGTCGACGAGTGGCGGGCCGAGGTGTGCCGCCTCCAGATCGCTCGGGACGGGGTCCGGGCGGAGGGGACACAGATCGGGGTCAACCCGGTTCCCTATCGGATGGACTACCGCCTCGACGCCTCAGAAAACTTCGTCACCGCCCGGCTGGAGGTCGACGTTTCCGGCGTTGACTGGACCCGAAGCCTGGTGCTGACCCACGACGGGGCCGGCGCCTGGGGCATCGAAGCGCGGGCGGCCGGGGACCCGGATCTCCCGCCGCCGGGCGGCGACCCAGCCCTGGTCGAGGGCGCCCTCGACTGCGACCTGGGCTTATGCCCGGCGACCAACCTCATGCCCGTGGTCCGCCACGGCCTGCACCGGGGACCGGGGGAGCGGGACTTCCTGATGGCGTGGGTCTCGGTTCCCGACCTCGGCGTCCACCCGTCGAAGCAGAGGTACGAGCACGTCCGGCTCACCGAATCCGGGTCGGTCGTCCGCTATGTCGGGGAACACCGGGACTTTGTGGGAGAGCTGGAGATCGACGAAGACGGCGTCGTGATCTTCTACCCGGACCTCGCGCGGAGGGTTAGATGA